The DNA segment CAACCAAGAAATATTAAAAGCTTTAGTATAGAGCCTAAAATCAAACTGTACTATTCATACCCGAAATTTGACAATCTACAGAATAGTGGGCAAGAGGTAGAGCTGTGTATTTATTTATTGTGCCAAGAAGTGGTCTTTCCAGGTGAACTCAAGCTGCAAATCTATTGTTGCAGATACACAAAGGAAATGAAGAGCAATGGGATAAGCACATAAAAAACAGAGCAGAAAACCTCATAGACCAACCTTCACTTGCTTCACATAGGGTACAGGAACTATATATTCACCAACATCCATATCTCCAATGGATCTCGAGAGGCAGAGCCCACCAGGCCAACATCTCAAAGGACCAATCTGAAATGAATTTCAATCACTGGTAAGACAAAAAGCACAAAGCTAACCCACTTCACGAAACTTCTTCCGGGAGAAGAAAGTCTGAGAAAATGAAAAGTAAAAAGTGAACCATAAAATAGGACATGCCAATACATAGTAAATGAGTCGTGGCCTGTAGCTACTAACTTCAAGGAGACAagggagaagaggtattttttgTATGTTCAAGCGGGGCCCGGGGGGTTGTTGTCGTGATGTTTTAAAACCAGAGACTATATGTAAAACTGACAACCAACATACCTCTGTACCACCACCAGCATTAAGCCGGCCAACTTCTCCACCACAGGCTATTATACGTTCCCTCCTATTCAATTAAAAACATATATAATCAATACCTTAATGCAAAAGGTGAAAATATATTAATCAATGGGTGAAAGGCATTAATCTTACTCCTCTTCATTGCAGTCAAGCCTATGATCAGCTGATAGATAATAAATTCCTCCTTCAGCTGATTCTAGTATGCACCGAGAATCGCCAACTGATGCAACTGTTACAACCCATCCTTCAATTATGACAAACGTGACTGTTGTCCCTGAGGTTTTTGCTGCATAGTATAGTAGGAGAAAATTAGATCGTTTCGACAATATTGGAAATAAGGTAATTGGAGATAGTAATAATAGAAGCCAAAATCCAGAAAGAAAAAAGCATATAGCAAGAGCTGAAGAAAACATGTAGATATCATCCGAAGCAAATATGAAGGCTAGAATTCAAAAGCCTCAAAGTAATAACAAGTCTTGCATCAACATGTGGAACATCGCATGCCTTTTGTGCTATGTTTGATCAAGCAGGCATAATACCAACACAAAACTAAACTCTTTTTATGCATACCAAATTGCAATATCATGTTTCCAGAAATGAATAAAGAAATTACTCGTACCTCTTTCTTGGAAATCTTTATCTGTTTTGACAAATCCTGCAACCAAAGCTCTAGGAAGTGCTGCAATCCATTCATCTCTGCTAAGATCTGGAGGAATAGCACCCAACACATTCTGCAAGAGATTTTCTTTAGCATATATGGCGGCTGCTGACCCATTGTGCCCGTCGAATAACTGCAAAGGTGGGAGATTACACATTATAAGACGGCATAATTTAAGAAAGGAAAAGGGAATGCGAATAATTGAAATTTAACATCTTAAAAAGAATTTCAAGGTCAACAGCAAAGATTTTCGCTAGAATTAACGCAGAAATTCCATACTTGAAACACGCATTAAAATTGAGAAGAACTGAAATGCATCTCTACTGATATGTCAGAAAGTTGGGGAAAAATAAAAGTAAGTCACAGTGACAAAAGCCATTATAAGGATAAGGCCCATAAATagaaaataagaaaaggaaaaagaccaCCAACTTATAAAAGCAGAGACGGAAACTATCTTATAAGATTTACAAGTCAAAAACATAACTTACTACACAGAGTTGTACAACTAGAGATATCATTAGAATACTTCAAGAAGCCAACCAAATTCACAAGGCATCGAATCCTAGATAACAAACAGCAGGCTAGTCTGTATCAAAGTTGCATCACAGCCACATGTCGCATTAGCCAGTTTCCGTGAATGCCTATCTGAACAATAAGTTAAGTTCACTTTTTTTTTATAAGGAAACTTATTTATTAATTGATGGGGTATATTTTTGGCATACAAACCGAATACCGAAAAGTAGAGAATCTACAAGAGACACTCAATCATCTATACTAGCAGGGACTTCATGGTGCACCAAAAGGAAACTAAAGATGAAAAGACTATTCCTTAGATTTACAAAGCATTTTCTATCCCTTCAAACTGTCTCCTATTTCTCTCCTTACATACAACCCACACAAGAGCTAACAGGGCAACACCCCATGCCTCAAGTTTCACTTGTTTAATGAATACAACTTTCTTTATCTCCTTGCATCGTTAAATAGTATAATCAAATGGTGGCTATCAAAATTTTAAAGCGAATCAACCGCAATATACACCTCTACTTCCTAGATGCTGCGCAATGATAATAGGAACAAACAAAGAGTTCTCCTTCTTGAACTGATTACTTGCATTTTGCATAATCCATTTTAGACAataaagtcaaagaagcaaaAGCAGCATCAGTAAAAGATCACCCTCTCTCAATAGCAATAAGCAGTTATTTTTCTCAACCATACACACAAAATCAAGCACTTACTGGATTCTACAAGAAATCAATCTGCTAATCCAACAATAACAAATATTAACACAAAGACATATGTAACAAGGAATCTACAACATTAGCATATAAATGAGACCTTTTCCTCAAGAAGCATAAGAAACTTACTCCAAAAACAGAATAAGTGGCAACTCCATCACCCAAAACTCGCTGACATTCGGTCTTAACAAACGTAAAGTCTTCGCCTTTTTTGCTTTGACTAGCTTGACCATGAGAAATCTCAGGTCTTTCAATCTTCTCATTAGCCAATTCACGCTTTAACAACACAGACAATGGGACCGTTTGATGTTCACCCTTAGACAACATTATTAGGTCCCTCTCTCAAATCAGATAAAGACTGTATCTTTTTTTTCCAATCAAAGCAAATGTAACTTCCCAAAATTACTCCTTCATTGACTGTCAATGTATTTGGTCAACGCAAATCCAACAATGACCTATACAAACAAAAGATTAAACAACCACATCAAAACATCTTAAATCACAAAATCTAACCTAAATATCTAATCAAATACACGATCACAAAATGTAAAAATTAAATTAATCTCACTCACACCAAAAGTAAACCATTTTAATATAACCAAAGATCTCATAATGACCATTAAAAATCAAGAATAAAAACCCCCAGATTCCAAACTCATGTATTTTATCAGGGAAAACGTAAAAgaacataaaataacaaaatgtaattaaaaaaacataaaaagaaaaacgtACGGTGCGAAGATAAAAATTCCATAGTGGTGCGTACACAAtactgtttttttttctttttgccctGGGGACAGAGAAAAGAGTTGTCAATGTTTAAAGGAGCATAAAAATGGAGTTTTTCGCCTtaatttttgcttctttttctgGGTATTTTGGGTTCTGAAAAAagatagaagaagaaggaggaggggTGTTGTATAGATTTGAAGAAATGGTGGTTTAATTTGTTGCATAACATAATGTTAGATGTAATGTAATAACATGTGTGCTGACAATGTCCGAGAAACGCACCGTTTGTTTGATTCGGCGTTAactaaaattaaaactaaaataaaagctGGAATATATGAGCTGTTATTTACCTTATCATGCGCATTTCTTACTCTATCCTGCTAACTTGCGCTCCTTGGcgcgttttcttcttttctttttcccttttgggAAAAGAATACCATTTCTGTTAGGACAACCGAAAAGTTTTTTCTGAATAAgttttcagaaaaagaaaaggtaAGTTATTATTTGTAACTATTCAAAAAAAAGACTTTATTGCAACTGGCTCAAGGTATTTTTTTCTTAGAAAAAATTCCCTTAAAATATTCTCAAAAAAAGTGTGCATGCAATTTCAAACAACCAACTCTTTTCGaataataacatgaaaaactgCATGATTGTCGTACCATTCATGCttcttctcaaaaatattttactttcttataAAAGTGTAAGACTAAAGATTGTGCTCCACGAAAGCTTAATGAAATTACAGTTTATATTCTAAGCTATATAGATAAAGGACAACCTGGTGTATGAAGTATCGTGCGTTTACGTAAGGTTCAGGGAAGGACCGCACTCTAAGGCGTGTGATGTGAATAGCTTATCCTGATGCAAATACTAGTAGCTGATTCTACGGCTCGAACTCATGACCTATAAGTCATACAAAGACAATTTTATCGTTAGTACTCTAAAACAAAGCTATATTACATAAcatatttaaaagaaaataagaaaaaagttGAAGTCGCACTGAACTTGTCCAGTGCAGGCAAACTATTGTACAGTGAACAAGTCACTCGAAAGATAGCGCCTGCGAATTTCCTGAAATTTTCCAAAAAACTTTGGACTGACTTTCTTGTCAACAACTTCTGTTATGCACTTACTCCAAATAGGACCTCTTTTACATGTGAGTTGtaacaaattaaattaaaattaaaaaaatggaGCACTTTGGTATCCATTTTATTAAATAGGAAAAGCCGACTTATCACTTGAAAGTTGAGTCGGCCAATGAGTAACTGATTGGCACGTAGAGTTAAATTTGAAACGGCTCACACTAATAAATACACTAACACTTTTGCGGgtgaaaaaaatattatttttgcgCTTTAGTGAAAATTGATAAATTTAGTTTTAAAGATTAATTTGATAATACGTACAAACTTTTTTGATAATTATCAAATTTTATTACCAAAGCGGAAATttacagaccaatcggttcctaagataaaactccttgaagaaggagagagACAAATATTCAAAATGATCAGAATAAGGAGGCAAGTtccctagaagagcaccacgacataacacttcataagacctcatgggagaggctcaggtacctgaaaataatgaaataaagatatctcaataagttatgtctttattggataataatggaaccgacataaaatgattgtcgacgatattgttaatataatgtagcgctcaatatgattaatattgacgaggatcttcaGATCAAATCTatcatgaaatttggacggataaaagattggccaaataaaaaaaatacgcaatgaaattgacttcacttgaaaaatgtgaagttggtcggatagtccaacacctgaaagtataaagtcaattaaggtataaatgtgttcttgtgcgaaaggttcaagtcgatagacataaagacgacttgtggcacaagaaaattagtaaatatcctcacattgattatatggaaacatgttctcttatagtggatatagtcacttcaggttttaatctggcaatatatgaaaaacttgatatgcgtatagtggatatcattgaaagatttaaattgtcttggagcatattaaggtttccaagaaatttattaaataaagcttcaaaaatccttatacggattgaaacaatcagggcccatgtggtataatcgcccgagagaatacttgttgaaagaagggtataagaataattcaatttgtccttgtgtccttataaaaggatatggatttgaatttgttataatcgccatgtatgttgatgattcaaatatcattagaactcccggagagcttcctaaagcagtagactgtttaaagaaatTGAAacgaaagatcttggaaagacaaaattttgtcttggtctgcaaattgaatatatgaaagatggaatttttgtccttcaatcagcatacactaaaaagattttaaagagcttctatgtggataaaacacatccattaagtaccccgatggttgtgagattactcgatataaataaagatccactctgacctcatgaaaataatgaagaacttcttggtcctaaagtgccatatcttaatgcaattggtgcgctaatatatcttgctaacactacaagacatgacataactttttcagttaatgtcttagcaagatatagctccgctcagggagaaattggaatgaaatcaagcacatattgcgttatctaagggggattaccggtgtgggcttattttatggcaatgattgcaataccgatcttattggttatgtcgatgtggggtatttatctgacacacacaaggcttgatctcaaacatgttatgtgtttacatgtgtggcACTATCATATCTTGgtgatcgactaagcaatcaatcgtggctacttcttttaatcatgctgagataattgatattcatgaagcaagtcgagaatgtgtatggttgaggtctactatacatcttattcgagacaaatgtggtttgaagtgtgataaactacccaaagttttgtatgaagaaaatacaacatgcatagcccaattaaagggaggattcataaaggagttaggacaaagcacatttcacctaaattattgttcacacatgatcttcaaaagaatggtgatattaatgtgcaacggatccgttcaagtgataatatggctgatttgttcaccaaatatctaccggcgtcaaccttcaagaaactagtgtacaagattgggatacgaaggctcaacgatgtgaactgatgatctcatcagggggagttaatacgcgttgtactctttttcccttacaaggttttgtcccattgggttttccttgcaaggtttttaacgaggcaaccaaaaggcgtatttctaaatatgtgtactctttttccttcattaggatttttttcccatagggttttttcctaataaggttttaacgaggcacattatttatggacatccaagggggagtgttatgataaaaatcaaaatatggtggatgtctactcttcctccatgatctttctctcaaatggttaatgacatattcaatgacatattttctatgttcaatgacatattccatgacatattttcttcacttttcatgcctatataaaggccttgtaatagatagaaaaatacacacaattgaagaagaaaatctcttccttctctctatctctatttcttgttcatgttttactaaattgcttttatttattgttcatgttttactaaattgcttttatttcataacatttTGATAATTATCAAATTTTATTACCAAAGCGGAAATTTACagctcaaaaaaaataaaatttcactAAGGCTGGACATTTTCTAGTACTTAGTATCATCCTATACTACCTATACTAATAGCTAACTATCAATCAATGAATCAAGTGTAGTGTGGTACTCCTCAACAACTCCTAGTCATGGATAAAAGTTTAACTCTTCAAGTCTTCTTCTGAGTCTGGACAGCAGATGGCCTCTTCCACATATCATTTGGATAATCAGCTTGACTATTATCCCTTGTTGCTTCTGTTGTGCCCTAAAGATCCTCTGATTTCTTTCATGCCACACATGTTAGGCACATCCAGCTAAAGCCATTCTTTATATCTCATCATTGGCTGATCTACCCTTTGCATGGCAATATGCCTAAGCTATCTCATATTTCCACTCCATGGCCTGTCTTGTAATACCCATCCATTGTAGTAGTTTTCTCCAGATGGACTTTGCAAATGTGCACTTGAAAAATAGATGATCAATGTTCTCCTCTTCGACGTTGCACAGAGGATATTGTAAGTCGTTTGTTACCCCCATCTTGCTAATCTGTCCCTAGTGCTTAGCTTGCCCATGATAGCCAGGTAAAGGATAAAAATCCATTTGGGCACTCCTCCATTATTGCACACAAATTTTCTCCATGGCATTTTTTGTTGTTCTCCTCTTAGCATCATGTATAAGTTTTTGATGGATAAGTTCTCCATATCGAGAATCTCTGTCAGATTTATGTCTGCATCAATCATGTATTACTTAGCCTTCAGGATCTTTTTCACCATCCACCAAGCCTGTTTTTGTTCAATTTCTCCTATATCTTTACCTCTCCCATAGTATATGTATATCCACTGCATCCATAGCTTATCCTTTTTTTGAGCTATATTCCAGAGTAACTTAGATATAACAGCCTTGTTCGACTTGGATATATCTAGCAAGTTTCACCCACCAGCAACTTTTGGTTGGCACAGTTTGTTCCATGCTATTAAAGCTCTCTTTGATATATCAACTCCCCCAGACCATAGGAATTTTATACAGATTGTTTCTATCAGTTGTATAACTTTCTTTGGGAAGACAAAAATTTGGAACCAGTAGATTTGGATAGAAAATAAGACCCTCTTGATCAATTGAATTCGTCTTGTATACGATAAAAATTTTGCAGTCCATGATGCTATTCTTCCTATCATCCTATCCAACAGTGGTTGAAACTGTATAACAGACATCCTTTTTGTACTTAGAGAGACCCCCAAATATCTAATAGGAAGCATTCCTTTGGTGAAACTAAGTTTATCCACAACAACCTATTGCAATGCTAGGCTTACTCTACCAAAGTAAATAGAACTTTTGCTTTTGTTTGCTTTTAGTCCTAACACCCTAGAGAACTCCATGAAGCAATCGTATAGCACGTGAATAGAGATTTCATCACCTCTATAGAACAATAGAAGGTCATCGGCAAATCCCAGCTGGATTATATGTAGTTTCTCACACCTTGGGTGGTAATTAAAATATGGTTGGTATTTCAGTATTCTGAGCAATCTGCTTAGCTCCATGGCTAATACAAACAAGAATGGGGACAATGGATCTCCATGTCTCAGTCCTTTTTTTGCTGGGAATTGGCTTGTAGGCCTTCCATTTATCAAAATAGAGTAGGAAACAGTAGTAATGTACTTCATAATCCATTTCATAAAGCAGATTGGAAAATTCATATTAATCAGAATTTGCTCCAGAAAACGTCACTCCAAAGAGTCATAAGTTTTTTGCATGTCTAGCGTAATCATGCATCTTGGAGTTATCCTTTTCCTCCCATATCTCTTCACTAGTTCATGACTTAATATGATGTTATCTGAGATGATTCTTCCTGGGATAAAAGCAGCCTGACAAACATCAATGAGACTATCCATGACCATTTGTAATCTTGAGGTGAGcacttttgatattatcttataCATCACAGTACAACATGAAATTGACATGTACTCTTTAATTGAACTTGGGCTTTTAACCTTTGGGATCAAAGTTACTAAAGTATAGTTGATTGGCTTGTAAAGCTCCTCAGTGGCAAAGAACTGTTTTGTTGCATTGATCACATCTTCTCCTATAACAGCCCATGCTTTCTTAAAGAAGAAATCATTGAATCCATCACACCCTGGGGCTTTTTTGTCAACTATGTCCCTCACTATTGTATATATTTCTTCAGTGATGATTGGCTCTATTAGTTTCAATTGATATTCTCTTATCAGCATTTgtccattttttattatttctgGATTTATCACGGGCATTTGTTCTGCAACTTTACCCAGCAGCTCTATAAAACCCCACTACTTCCTCTTTC comes from the Nicotiana sylvestris chromosome 4, ASM39365v2, whole genome shotgun sequence genome and includes:
- the LOC104230053 gene encoding probable protein phosphatase 2C 12; its protein translation is MLSKGEHQTVPLSVLLKRELANEKIERPEISHGQASQSKKGEDFTFVKTECQRVLGDGVATYSVFGLFDGHNGSAAAIYAKENLLQNVLGAIPPDLSRDEWIAALPRALVAGFVKTDKDFQERAKTSGTTVTFVIIEGWVVTVASVGDSRCILESAEGGIYYLSADHRLDCNEEERERIIACGGEVGRLNAGGGTEIGPLRCWPGGLCLSRSIGDMDVGEYIVPVPYVKQVKLSAAGGRLVIASDGVWDALSAEMAVECCHGMPADASASQIVKEAVQPKGIRDDTTCIVVDIHPPEKPIPPPPPKKSGKGVFKSMFRKRTSASSSDIQKDFCEPDVVEELFEEGSASLSDRLDAKYPVCNMFKLFICAVCQVEIKPGQGVSIHAGSSNTRHSRPWDGPFLCSSCQEKKDAMEGKRPFGDARYNSE